A genomic window from Elaeis guineensis isolate ETL-2024a chromosome 3, EG11, whole genome shotgun sequence includes:
- the LOC105040834 gene encoding proteinaceous RNase P 1, chloroplastic/mitochondrial isoform X2 has product MAGAGPDESEAAIHGANCVMTGVLGWKVFWFSGDVPLFCARPSERVRGHQRKFGLGASHPVHRSLDISSVLVFSSPPWNAHHSRMASFASRSLHRDLFLSRSFPSPSGSKAHSFPRSYPLSAPTPALLREFPTVSVARSHASNVAEKVPQREETCEKNARNHARHKDAGSPLPSLSSLDGMVERNDRKAENRPAVKEKMVELGATKQRNRSKGRGSRSGASSFGSRVEVGVRKLRKIENLGKSHKKMEQKKGIKKAEVDTAAVELRLGLDMCSKTGDVLGAISLYDSAVRDGVKMEQYHYNVLLYLCSSAAIGVVLPAKSGTGGSSITSFKEDASDLDENRDLVDARNPKWQLSGDIRGEGQLKDVLHHYRTELKGKFDVGKSIDGFLDGTNESSKKDGAPIQFSDDVRDYARMRGLEIYEKMCLEKIPMSEAALTSVARMAMSMGNGDMAFEIVKQMKALGITPRLRSYGPALLAFCNAGDIEKAFEVERHMLESAIHPEEPELEVLLRASVAARRGDKVYYLLHKLRTNVRQVSPSTAELIEAWFKSSTASRVGKRKWDVKMAAQAIENGGGGWHGLGWLGKGKWTVAHANVDADGVCLGCDEKLVTIDLDPVETATFAESVASIASKRERNASFQKFQKWLDYYGPFEAVVDAANVGLFSQRRFSINKVNVVVNAIRQKLPSKKWPLIIVHNKRLSGGKMDGPINGKLVEKWRNADAIYATPTGSNDDWYWLYAAIKCKCLIVTNDEMRDHIFQVLGNDFFSKWKERHQVRFSYHGGNFEFHMPPPCSVVIQESEKGHWHNPRFQMHRLSDMMNDHKSEKKKKKSKTKM; this is encoded by the exons ATGGCCGGTGCGGGTCCGGACGAGTCAGAAGCAGCAATACACGGGGCCAATTGCGTTATGACAGGTGTCCTGGGATGGAAAGTGTTTTGGTTCTCGGGTGACGTACCGTTGTTCTGTGCGCGACCGAGCGAGCGAGTGCGaggtcatcaacgtaaatttggtCTCGGGGCTTCCCATCCTGTCCATCGGTCTCTGGATATATCCTCCGTTTTGGTATTCTCTTCCCCGCCATGGAACGCTCACCATTCCCGCATGGCTTCCTTCGCTTCCCGCTCTCTCCACCGAGACCTCTTCCTCTCTCGGAGCTTTCCATCTCCAAGCGGCTCCAAAGCCCACTCCTTTCCCCGTTCCTACCCTCTCTCGGCACCCACACCCGCTCTCCTGCGTGAGTTCCCGACGGTCTCCGTTGCTAGATCGCACGCGAGCAACGTAGCTGAGAAAGTCCCCCAGAGAGAAGAGACCTGTGAGAAGAATGCTAGGAACCACGCAAGGCACAAAGACGCTGGCTCCCCGCTCCCGTCTCTGAGTTCGCTAGATGGAATGGTGGAGAGGAATGATCGAAAAGCTGAGAACCGTCCAGCGGTGAAGGAGAAAATGGTAGAACTTGGAGCTACGAAACAAAGGAATAGGTCGAAAGGTAGAGGTTCCAGGTCCGGGGCGTCTTCCTTCGGATCAAGAGTTGAAGTGGGGGTTAGAAAATTAAGAAAGATCGAAAATTTGGGCAAAAGTCACAAGAAAATGGAGCAGAAGAAAGGGATTAAGAAAGCTGAGGTCGATACAGCAGCAGTTGAGCTGAGACTTGGTCTGGACATGTGCTCCAAAACAGGGGACGTGTTGGGGGCGATATCTCTATATGACTCGGCTGTAAGGGATGGCGTCAAGATGGAACAGTACCACTACAACGTGTTGCTTTATCTGTGTTCTTCTGCAGCCATTGGGGTCGTTCTTCCTGCAAAAAGTGGTACCGGTGGTAGTAGTATCACTTCCTTTAAAGAGGACGCAAGTGACCTGGATGAAAACAGGGACTTGGTtgatgcaaggaatccaaaatggCAGCTTTCAGGTGACATCAGAGGAGAAGGTCAATTAAAAGATGTTTTGCATCATTATAGAACAGAGTTGAAGGGAAAATTTGATGTCGGCAAGAGTATAGATGGTTTCTTGGATGGAACAAATGAAAGTAGTAAGAAAGATGGTGCTCCAATTCAATTTAGCGATGATGTCAGAGACTATGCACGAATGAGGGGATTGGAAATCTATGAAAAGATGTGCTTGGAGAAAATTCCTATGAGTGAAGCAGCTTTAACATCCGTAGCTCGAATGGCAATGTCGATGGGTAATGGAGACATGGCTTTTGAGATTGTAAAACAAATGAAGGCGCTGGGTATAACTCCAAGACTGCGGTCATATGGTCCTGCTTTATTGGCCTTCTGCAATGCTGGTGATATTGAGAAAGCATTTGAGGTAGAACGACATATGTTGGAGTCTGCAATCCACCCTGAAGAGCCAGAACTGGAGGTACTTTTAAGAGCTAGTGTGGCGGCTCGTAGAGGAGACAAGGTTTATTACTTACTGCACAAGCTTAGAACTAATGTGAGACAGGTTTCCCCATCCACAGCAGAATTAATTGAGGCATGGTTTAAGAGTTCAACTGCTTCCAGAGTAGGAAAAAGAAAATGGGATGTAAAGATGGCAGCACAGGCCATAGAGAATGGTGGAGGGGGTTGGCATGGGTTGGGTTGGTTGGGTAAGGGAAAATGGACTGTGGCACATGCTAATGTTGATGCAGATGGTGTCTGTTTGGGCTGTGACGAGAAGTTGGTGACCATAGACCTTGATCCAGTTGAGACTGCAACTTTTGCTGAATCTGTAGCTTCTATAGCTAGCAAGAGGGAAAGGAATGCAAGCTTTCAGAAATTCCAA AAATGGTTGGATTACTATGGCCCTTTTGAAGCTGTTGTAGATGCTGCAAATGTGGGTCTTTTCAGCCAAAGGCGGTTCTCAATAAATAAG gTAAATGTTGTCGTTAATGCCATACGCCAGAAACTTCCGTCGAAGAAATGGCCACTGATAATTGTGCATAACAAACGGCTCAGTGGAGGCAAGATGGATGGACCTATCAACGGGAAGTTAGTAGAGAAATGGAGAAATGCAGATGCTATTTATGCAACTCCTACTGGATCAAATGATGATTG GTACTGGTTGTATGCAGCTATAAAATGTAAGTGCTTGATCGTGACGAATGATGAAATGCGAGATCATATATTCCAGGTCTTAGGAAATGATTTCTTCTCCAAATGGAAAGAAAGGCATCAG GTGCGTTTCAGTTATCATGGTGGCAATTTTGAATTTCACATGCCGCCTCCTTGTTCTGTGGTTATCCAG GAATCTGAGAAAGGTCATTGGCATAATCCAAGATTCCAAATGCATAGATTGTCAGATATGATGAATGACcacaaatcagaaaaaaaaaaaaaaaaaagtaaaactaAAATGTGA
- the LOC105040834 gene encoding proteinaceous RNase P 1, chloroplastic/mitochondrial isoform X1 — protein sequence MAGAGPDESEAAIHGANCVMTGVLGWKVFWFSGDVPLFCARPSERVRGHQRKFGLGASHPVHRSLDISSVLVFSSPPWNAHHSRMASFASRSLHRDLFLSRSFPSPSGSKAHSFPRSYPLSAPTPALLREFPTVSVARSHASNVAEKVPQREETCEKNARNHARHKDAGSPLPSLSSLDGMVERNDRKAENRPAVKEKMVELGATKQRNRSKGRGSRSGASSFGSRVEVGVRKLRKIENLGKSHKKMEQKKGIKKAEVDTAAVELRLGLDMCSKTGDVLGAISLYDSAVRDGVKMEQYHYNVLLYLCSSAAIGVVLPAKSGTGGSSITSFKEDASDLDENRDLVDARNPKWQLSGDIRGEGQLKDVLHHYRTELKGKFDVGKSIDGFLDGTNESSKKDGAPIQFSDDVRDYARMRGLEIYEKMCLEKIPMSEAALTSVARMAMSMGNGDMAFEIVKQMKALGITPRLRSYGPALLAFCNAGDIEKAFEVERHMLESAIHPEEPELEVLLRASVAARRGDKVYYLLHKLRTNVRQVSPSTAELIEAWFKSSTASRVGKRKWDVKMAAQAIENGGGGWHGLGWLGKGKWTVAHANVDADGVCLGCDEKLVTIDLDPVETATFAESVASIASKRERNASFQKFQKWLDYYGPFEAVVDAANVGLFSQRRFSINKVNVVVNAIRQKLPSKKWPLIIVHNKRLSGGKMDGPINGKLVEKWRNADAIYATPTGSNDDWYWLYAAIKCKCLIVTNDEMRDHIFQVLGNDFFSKWKERHQVRFSYHGGNFEFHMPPPCSVVIQESEKGHWHIPMSVEHDQSERERTWLCVTRAHLHMMTEELSNSPEEQQPEKMAISATLYIGASNQSRSSESSKEKFIRSPQRDIADRENPNTIISSIEAAEKLCGCVIDFQI from the exons ATGGCCGGTGCGGGTCCGGACGAGTCAGAAGCAGCAATACACGGGGCCAATTGCGTTATGACAGGTGTCCTGGGATGGAAAGTGTTTTGGTTCTCGGGTGACGTACCGTTGTTCTGTGCGCGACCGAGCGAGCGAGTGCGaggtcatcaacgtaaatttggtCTCGGGGCTTCCCATCCTGTCCATCGGTCTCTGGATATATCCTCCGTTTTGGTATTCTCTTCCCCGCCATGGAACGCTCACCATTCCCGCATGGCTTCCTTCGCTTCCCGCTCTCTCCACCGAGACCTCTTCCTCTCTCGGAGCTTTCCATCTCCAAGCGGCTCCAAAGCCCACTCCTTTCCCCGTTCCTACCCTCTCTCGGCACCCACACCCGCTCTCCTGCGTGAGTTCCCGACGGTCTCCGTTGCTAGATCGCACGCGAGCAACGTAGCTGAGAAAGTCCCCCAGAGAGAAGAGACCTGTGAGAAGAATGCTAGGAACCACGCAAGGCACAAAGACGCTGGCTCCCCGCTCCCGTCTCTGAGTTCGCTAGATGGAATGGTGGAGAGGAATGATCGAAAAGCTGAGAACCGTCCAGCGGTGAAGGAGAAAATGGTAGAACTTGGAGCTACGAAACAAAGGAATAGGTCGAAAGGTAGAGGTTCCAGGTCCGGGGCGTCTTCCTTCGGATCAAGAGTTGAAGTGGGGGTTAGAAAATTAAGAAAGATCGAAAATTTGGGCAAAAGTCACAAGAAAATGGAGCAGAAGAAAGGGATTAAGAAAGCTGAGGTCGATACAGCAGCAGTTGAGCTGAGACTTGGTCTGGACATGTGCTCCAAAACAGGGGACGTGTTGGGGGCGATATCTCTATATGACTCGGCTGTAAGGGATGGCGTCAAGATGGAACAGTACCACTACAACGTGTTGCTTTATCTGTGTTCTTCTGCAGCCATTGGGGTCGTTCTTCCTGCAAAAAGTGGTACCGGTGGTAGTAGTATCACTTCCTTTAAAGAGGACGCAAGTGACCTGGATGAAAACAGGGACTTGGTtgatgcaaggaatccaaaatggCAGCTTTCAGGTGACATCAGAGGAGAAGGTCAATTAAAAGATGTTTTGCATCATTATAGAACAGAGTTGAAGGGAAAATTTGATGTCGGCAAGAGTATAGATGGTTTCTTGGATGGAACAAATGAAAGTAGTAAGAAAGATGGTGCTCCAATTCAATTTAGCGATGATGTCAGAGACTATGCACGAATGAGGGGATTGGAAATCTATGAAAAGATGTGCTTGGAGAAAATTCCTATGAGTGAAGCAGCTTTAACATCCGTAGCTCGAATGGCAATGTCGATGGGTAATGGAGACATGGCTTTTGAGATTGTAAAACAAATGAAGGCGCTGGGTATAACTCCAAGACTGCGGTCATATGGTCCTGCTTTATTGGCCTTCTGCAATGCTGGTGATATTGAGAAAGCATTTGAGGTAGAACGACATATGTTGGAGTCTGCAATCCACCCTGAAGAGCCAGAACTGGAGGTACTTTTAAGAGCTAGTGTGGCGGCTCGTAGAGGAGACAAGGTTTATTACTTACTGCACAAGCTTAGAACTAATGTGAGACAGGTTTCCCCATCCACAGCAGAATTAATTGAGGCATGGTTTAAGAGTTCAACTGCTTCCAGAGTAGGAAAAAGAAAATGGGATGTAAAGATGGCAGCACAGGCCATAGAGAATGGTGGAGGGGGTTGGCATGGGTTGGGTTGGTTGGGTAAGGGAAAATGGACTGTGGCACATGCTAATGTTGATGCAGATGGTGTCTGTTTGGGCTGTGACGAGAAGTTGGTGACCATAGACCTTGATCCAGTTGAGACTGCAACTTTTGCTGAATCTGTAGCTTCTATAGCTAGCAAGAGGGAAAGGAATGCAAGCTTTCAGAAATTCCAA AAATGGTTGGATTACTATGGCCCTTTTGAAGCTGTTGTAGATGCTGCAAATGTGGGTCTTTTCAGCCAAAGGCGGTTCTCAATAAATAAG gTAAATGTTGTCGTTAATGCCATACGCCAGAAACTTCCGTCGAAGAAATGGCCACTGATAATTGTGCATAACAAACGGCTCAGTGGAGGCAAGATGGATGGACCTATCAACGGGAAGTTAGTAGAGAAATGGAGAAATGCAGATGCTATTTATGCAACTCCTACTGGATCAAATGATGATTG GTACTGGTTGTATGCAGCTATAAAATGTAAGTGCTTGATCGTGACGAATGATGAAATGCGAGATCATATATTCCAGGTCTTAGGAAATGATTTCTTCTCCAAATGGAAAGAAAGGCATCAG GTGCGTTTCAGTTATCATGGTGGCAATTTTGAATTTCACATGCCGCCTCCTTGTTCTGTGGTTATCCAG GAATCTGAGAAAGGTCATTGGCATATCCCAATGTCAGTGGAACATGatcaatcagagagagaaagaacCTGGTTATGTGTAACACGTGCCCACTTGCATATGATGACGGAAGAATTGTCAAATTCACCTGAAG AACAACAACCTGAGAAGATGGCAATCAGTGCTACTTTATACATTGGAGCTAGCAACCAGAGCAGGTCCAGTGAAAGCTCAAAAGAGAAGTTCATAAGAAGTCCCCAGAGAGATATCGCTGACAGGGAAAATCCAAATACAATAATATCCAGTATTGAGGCTGCTGAGAAATTGTGTGGCTGTGTTATTGATTTCCAAATCTAA